Part of the Sodalinema gerasimenkoae IPPAS B-353 genome is shown below.
TCCCACCCTTAAAGGATTCTTCGACAATGTAGAAAAGGGAACCTGGATTGCTTGGAAGCAAGTCACCTCCAAACAGCGGAACAAATTCCAGGAGCGAGTAGAAATCGAGGGGAGCAACTACGATGTAGCTCGGATTCCCCTCTCAGCGGATGAAGTTAAGCACTTCTATCACATCACCAGTAAGGAAGCCTTCTGGCCGATTCTGCACTCGTTCCCCTATCACTTCACCTACGAGTCCTCGGATTGGGAAAACTTCAAGGCGATTAACAAGAAGTTCGCTGAAGCCGCCTGTGCTGAAGCCGCCGAAGATGCCCTCATTTGGGTGCATGACTATAATCTCTGGTTAGCCCCCAAATATATTCGGGAACTCAAACCCGATGCCCGCATTGCCTTTTTCCACCATACTCCCTTCCCCTCGGTAGATATTTTCAACATTCTGCCCTGGCGCGAAGCCATTATCGACAGTCTCCTCTCCTGCGATGTGGTAGGTTTCCATATCCCCCGTTACTCCGAAAACTTCGTCAATGTGGCCCGCAGCCTGTTTGAGGTGGATGTGGTCAAGCGAGAAGCCATCCCCGAGCATATCACCCCCACGGGAACCGCTCTGGCAGAACCCGAGATGGTAACCCAGTTGAGCTATAAAGGGCAACTGGTGAAGGTGGATGCGTTCCCCGTAGGAACGAATCCTGAGCATATCCTCAACACCCTAGCCAAGCCGGAAACTCAACAGCGGATTGAGGAAATCAAAGAAGAACTGCAAGGCCGGACTTTGGCGATCGCCGCTGGCCGGGTGGACTATGTGAAAGGGAACCGGGAACTGCTCGAATGCTATGGTCGCCTGCTGGAGCGCCGCCCGGATTTACATGGCAAAATCAATTTGGTCATGACCTGTGTGCAGGCGGCCGCCGGAATGCGCGTTTATCGCACGGCACAGCAGCAGATTGAGCAACTGGCAGGGAAAATCAATGGACGTTATGCTCGATTAGGATGGACTCCCATTCTGCTGTTCACTCAGCCGATTCCGTTCACGGACTTGATTGCCTACTACAAAGCGGCTGATATCTGTTGGACAACCCCCTTACGAGACGGGTTGAACCTGGTGGCCAAGGAGTATGTAGTTGCCCATGAGGGGAATGATGGCGCCTTGATTCTATCGGAGTTTGTCGGGGCGGCGGTGGAAATGCCTGAAGCCATTCAGACGAACCCCTACTCGATGGACCGCATGGATGAGGCCATTGACCGGGCGTTGAGTCTCTCGGATGAGGAGAAAGCTGAGCGTATGGCTCAGATGTACCAAACGGTCACTCAGTATGATGTGAAACATTGGGCGGATCGTTTGTTTGATATCTTCCAGAAGACCGAACATCAGACGGTGGCCCAGAAGAAACCGGTCACGGCCTAGGTACGGGTGAAGGGTTGATTGGGAGCCATGACGGAGGATGGCGGGCCTAGCCCGCCACTCCTTCTCAAGTCGTCGATGACTGTCTGTCAACTGTCAACGGTTAATTGTTAAAGATGATGCGAAATCTGGATCACGTCGAGTCTCAAGCCTACGACCTGATTATTATTGGGGGTGGGGTGAATGGAGCTGCGGTGGCTCGGGATGCGGCGTTACGGGGGTTGAAACCGATTCTTCTGGAGAAAAGTGATTTTGCTAGCGGGACGTCGAGCTGGTCAACGCGCTTGGTTCATGGGGGATTACGCTATTTAGAGTATTTTGAGTTCCCGTTGGTGCGGGAGTCGCTTCATGAGCGGGAGTTACTGCTGAGGAATGCGCCTCATTTGGTGAATCCGTTGATGTTGACGGTTCCAGTGTATGGGAAGCGATCGCGCCCCTATTGGAAAATCTGGGCGGGGATGATTCTTTATGATATTTTCAGTTTTGATAAGACCCTATTGCCTCATCGGATGCTGCCGAAGCAGAAGTTCAAGCAGCATTTTCGGGGCTTAGACCCGGAGAATTTGAATGGGGGAGCGCAGTATTATGATGCTCAGGCCTCGCGGGCGGAACGGATGTGTTTAGAGACGATTCTGGATGCGGCGTCGGCGGGGGCGACAAGTCTCAATTATGTGG
Proteins encoded:
- the ggpS gene encoding glucosylglycerol-phosphate synthase, producing MKSSLVILYHREPYDEVVDENGVIRYVDKKSPNGIVPTLKGFFDNVEKGTWIAWKQVTSKQRNKFQERVEIEGSNYDVARIPLSADEVKHFYHITSKEAFWPILHSFPYHFTYESSDWENFKAINKKFAEAACAEAAEDALIWVHDYNLWLAPKYIRELKPDARIAFFHHTPFPSVDIFNILPWREAIIDSLLSCDVVGFHIPRYSENFVNVARSLFEVDVVKREAIPEHITPTGTALAEPEMVTQLSYKGQLVKVDAFPVGTNPEHILNTLAKPETQQRIEEIKEELQGRTLAIAAGRVDYVKGNRELLECYGRLLERRPDLHGKINLVMTCVQAAAGMRVYRTAQQQIEQLAGKINGRYARLGWTPILLFTQPIPFTDLIAYYKAADICWTTPLRDGLNLVAKEYVVAHEGNDGALILSEFVGAAVEMPEAIQTNPYSMDRMDEAIDRALSLSDEEKAERMAQMYQTVTQYDVKHWADRLFDIFQKTEHQTVAQKKPVTA